Sequence from the Candidatus Accumulibacter similis genome:
TGCTGACTGCTTGGGGGCAGCCAAGCTCAGGAGTAGTTGAAAGCTTATGCATGCCATCAAGGACCCAAGCCACATCCAAAGCGAGCCGGTGAATCATCCCGCCCGGCACGTGGGTGATGTGCGCTATCTTGCGATCCGCTAATCCCTCGGCGTAGAGCGCGACTGCGTGAGCACAGTGCGCCAGTTTCAGATTATTACGATCCAACTCTACGGGTAAGCGCTTCGTTCCCCAAAATGTTACGGACTCGTAAGTCATGGGTGCCGGATAGGGAAAAAACCGCGATGGCCGTTCCGCTGTGAATTCGTCACTTGCACATGCCGCATATATCAATCCGGGAATCCACTCGTCGAAATTCGTTGCGAGGCTTGGCCCGACTAGTCGCAGCATTGCAGCAAGTTTGACTGCCGTGGCTGGGAGCAGACCGGACATTGCGGCAGCATTCCCCAAAGGGGTTATGAACAAGGTGCCGGCCTGATCACGGACTAGCCCGTTGGAATGTAGCCACTCGACCACAGCACGGCTTTCAGTAGCAAGTGCTGTCAGTTTTTGCGGATTCCGGTTCAGGGTTTGATACCAGTAAAGCGTGTTCTCGAAGAACGCCATAACCTCAGTAAAACTGCTAGCCAGCCCAGACGCAATCAGCATCAGAATGGATTTTCGCAGGCTGAGATTCACCAACTGCGATTCAAGTCGATCGTTGTCGGGGCGCACCAGCATATTTGCATGTGCGAGTTCGACACTGTTTTGAGGAAGCAATACAGCGAATCCGTCAGGGTGCATGCCAAGTCTGCCTGCCCGCCCAGACATATTGCGGTAGTCAGACCTAACAATGTGGGTTCCCGCTCGATCTCCCCACCGATAGGTAAGCTTCGAGAATACAATTGTCCGAAATGGGAAATTGACCCCGGCCGCGAGCGTCGATGTGGCGAAACAAACCTCAAACTTACCATCCGTAAAGCCACTCTCGATAACTTGGCGCTCCTGCGGAGAAAGATCCGCCGTGTGGAACGCAACACGACGCTCCGCATTCTCACGAAGTTGATCTGATGACTCTGTTGGTTCCGAGAAGAAATCCAGTTGTTGGGCCATGGCCATGCCGATTCCTACGCGAGGCCGACTCTGGCCGAATTCAGTAGCAAAAGTCGACGCTTCGCGACGGCTTTCGGTAAATACCAGAACAGGGCCACGACCAAGCCTAAGTACATGATTGACCACTGCCCCAACGTCATTCGTTGCGACCGTCTCACCGCGTAGTTCTTGGCCATCTTCATCACCAAACCTAGTCTGGTGCACGCGGCCGCCGTACCAGATTTCCTGATATAGAGGCACATCTCGACGTGTGCTCCGAACAAGATCACACCCCATCCATCCCGCAATGTCTTCGGGATTGTCGACCGTCGCAGTAAGCGCTACGAATTGCTTAACTCCACGCTGCCGCAAGGCTGAACAAAGCGATTCAATATCTGGGCCACGCCCAGACTCTGCAAGAATCTGCAACTCATCCGCAACAACCAGCGCATTGTTAGGCTTCAACTGCCCGCTCAAGAACAAGCCCAGAGCCTTTTCATAGGTAGCAACCATTAACAGCGAATCAATGTCTCCCTCTGTACGATCTCCTGTATTTAGACCAACTGAAGCTATTGGTTCTGCGGAACCCTCACCGAAGCGCGCAACAAAATCGAGGTATTTCTGATCTGCGAGCGCTTTGTGGGAAACTAGGTAAATTGCCCTGACACCAGATCTCAGTGCACACAAAACGGCAACTTCACCCACCAACGTCTTACCTGACGATGTGGGCGCACTGACAACTAAGCTGCGCCCAGCAGCAACGCCAGCGGAAAATGACCGCTGCTGAATTTCAGTCAAGGATTCTATCCCCCAACTCTTCAGCCGGTGGCGCAACCACCCATCTACGCCGAATTCATCCAGGTCGGATATTTTCACTGTTTTCTCTCTAAGAGACCCGCAGCAGAATGCCGCGCTTTATCTGCATGGATTTTATGGGCGCACACGATTTCTATGCCACATAACGTTCGAGCTAAGCTGCCCGCGGAGGCAGGTACTGTAAGCCCGGCCTGAGACGATAGTACAAGTGGCTCAGGCCGGGCTTACAGTGCCTGCCGTAGCGGGTCAGCTTGAGCGAGGGGTTAGGCGTCTCTCGACCTGTTGGCCTCAAGTTCTTCATCGTTCTCCTCGATCCAGCGCTCGAGTGCCTCAAAAGCTGCGACCCATTCTTGGTTGTACTCGGCTTCGAAAACTACCAGGCATGCTTGAAGTGCACTCTCATGAAGTGCGCCGTATAACTCGGTCCAGCGACTCTTGAACTGGGTAACGTACTCCTTTGGGTCAGATGTTGAATAGCCGTGGATCATTCCTTGAAAGTTTGGGTGAGCAGTCTCGCATAGGTCAGCGTACCAAGACTCTAGGCCAGGGTATCGCTTGTCTGCCACTTTCAAGGCTGCAAGGATGTTGATGGATTCAAAAGGTGTTGACTTATCTCGCGAGCCCTGCAGTAGGTTTGAGGTCTTCTTGGAGAACTCGTTGAAAGACAGTGCGCCACTCACAACGGAGCGCATGGACTGAGCGGAGAAGATAAGCAAAGCAAGTGTCTCGAACGCAGACCGGAGCAAGATTCTCGCCCCGAGTGTGCTTCCGGCGCGGGAGAGGTCCAGTGATTGCTGGGCCAATTCGCACAGTCGCCAAGACGCCGCTTCGCGCAGGAGCAAAAGCCGCCATGGGGCCTTCCACTTATGGACGACAGCGTTACGAGTGAAGAGTCCGCCGACGTCAATCTCGTGGCAGTGCGATTGTCTTAGGTCGGAGAGGTGAGCCTGTACATCGCGCATGAGACGCCTAACGTGGAAGTGAGGGGCAGCCGGAGCGAAGCGGAGGGAACCACAAGCGCAGCTTGTGGCTGTCCCGCTCGACTGCAGGGTTATGCGGCACTGGCCGAAAGTTGCCGCGACAGGAATTCCACGATCTTCTGAAGCTCATGGTCGTTCTTGGTAACTAGAAAATTGACAACCATTTCAACCAAGTCTGATCTGCTCTTATTTCGATTTCTTAGTTCGCTGTCAATCCTGGAGTACAGTTTTTTCCCGCCTTTGTCATGAGTTGAATCAACCTCCGACCGATAGTTGTCAATAATTTCCGTTAGGCTGACTTGATGAAATACAAAATCGTTCAAAAGCCTAAAAAGAGAGTGATCTACATTATCGTGAAGCGTGCTCTTTAGGAACTTTTCAAGACTCTCAATCGGCAAATAACTAATCGGTATGTTGTTGCTAATTCCATGTTTTGCTATGTATTTCTGGGCCTCTGCCTTGATGTCTCCATCAAGTATTACCGATATTTTTGAGTTCTTGCCAACCAAATTGCTGCTAACGACCTCTTTTGCCAAATCAATTACGTTTGTGTAGCCGCCGCATGGCAATACGTGCACCAGTTTGCTAGACAAGAGGTTGTTGTCTCTCAAAAGTCTAGAGGTTACCTCTTTGGCGAGATCATCCTCCACTAAGAATATGTAGTCATAGCCAGAGTGGTCATAGAGTATTCTTGTAGCGTATGCTGGATAGCACGGATTTAAAATTTCTATAGATCCATCGCTGTGTCTTTCTAGGAAAAAAATGTTTTCAGGTTTAATTCCGCCAATCAATTCAATCGAATGGGTTGAAAAGTAAATCGCGTAGTTGTAGGTGATTGACATTTCCTTAAGGAAATTAACTAGTCTTTTTAGGGATGACGGGTGTAAAGCCAGTTCCACTTCGTCCAAAAACAAAATACATGGTTTGTCAAGGCTGGCTCTGTCGTTGTTTCTTAGGTTTATGGAGTGCAATATGCTGACAAGAAGATTTTCGCCCGTTGACATGTGAAACTGACTGACTCGGCGACCGCCTTTTTCGTAATAGAAGATATCCCCGCTAAATTGAATGTCATCGCTGGTGTCTGAGTTGCTAATCCGAAAGAGTTTCTCGTAGAAGTTTTTGTTGTTATGAAGTATTTTTCCGAGATTCTCTCTGATGAACTCATCGGCAGGTTTGAGTTGTTGACTGTCAAGTCTGTCAAGTTTCTTTAATATGTGGTAGCTGGTGTTTCTGAATCGGGTTCCAAAGATTATGCTTCCTTCGTAGAAGCCCTTTATGCTCATCCCACCTGTTGAGTTTTTGACCCATCGGCCCTTGTCATTTTTATTCCAAGTTCGTGTCGCCCCGTTTAATTCGAAATTAATCGAAGCGTCCGAATCAGTTGCGCCAAGGTAATCCTTCATGCTTATGTTGAAGAAAACTGTGGATGCACAGGTAACTACGGTACTCTTGCCGGAGCCGTTTTGCCCCGTTATGGCATACAGCCCTTTATCCACAGGGAATTCGATTTCGAGATCCGATATCGACTTGATCTTATGAATCTTCATTCTTAGTTTCATGGACGATTCCTTGTGACGCATAACGTGCTAGGTTAGGGGCCGCCGGAGCGAAGCGGAGGGGACCGGCAAGCGCAGCTTGCCGGCGGTCCCTCTCGACCGGCGGGTTAGCCGTTGCGTGTGTTGTCATTCGATTTAGTGGACGAGAGAACAGCCTTCTGAGCTTTTTCAGGAAGGCGTTTCGCGGCAATTGGTCGTTCCCACGGAAGATCGTCGTTGCGCCAAACGCAGTCAGTCCTGATAACTGTCGAATCGAGCGGCACTTCTTCCCCGGAAAACGTGATTGCAACGGTCGCCCTGGATTTCGGCAGTTCATGGATTTCGAGTCGGCGTCGAAGCGGAAGTTGCTGTCTAATGTAGTGAGCGGAAAGGGCGACATACTTGCCGCCGTCGGTCTCGGCGAGGTAGTCCGGGTTGTCGTCGTTGCCTTGGTCGATGAGTGACCATGCGCGGCAGATATGAAACTCGCGAATCTGGCAAATGCCCGCCCTCATGTCTTCGTGCGCCCGTGCGAACGGGTCAGAGGGGCGGTTGTGTCCACGGGCTACTCGCTGAATCAGGAGAAAAATGGGCCCAAACAACAAGACCGGGACACCTCGCCATAACGCATCCTGAACCGTTCGATTCTCGGCCAGAATCGACACGGAAGCGAAAAGGAGAAATAGCGGTACGGAAATGAAGGTTGCAATGCGGATGAAGTCCCAAAGCGGGTATCTGACCTTGTGCGAACCGAAGGCTCTCAGCAGGGCCTGAAATTCCTCTCCGTCTAGCGGTCGAGTACGCATGGGATAGAACGGCTAACGTTTGACTTAAGCGGCCTGCCGTAGGCAGGTCCGCTTGAAGGATGGGTTGGGCATGGCCGGCTCCAACTTGAAGTGCGACGCCAATTGCTTCAACTTCGCGCACCTAATCTCATTCGGCGGCTTCGGCGAATGGGCAAGTGTGAAGAATCGTCATCACGTCGCATTGATTGGGGGCGACGCTCGCAAGCGTCTCGCAGAATTTTCTAAGTGATTCAGGACTGAGCTGTGACGCGCGATTAAATCGAGCTGGAACGTCTAATGTAATGGGATCTCTGACATACCGCATGTATCTTTCGTTTGCCTGCCGAAGTATGTTATGTGTGATCGCGAGACCATCTTGGAAGTGCTCGGCAGCCCATTCTCCAATCTCTTTTCGAAGAA
This genomic interval carries:
- a CDS encoding DEAD/DEAH box helicase, with product MKISDLDEFGVDGWLRHRLKSWGIESLTEIQQRSFSAGVAAGRSLVVSAPTSSGKTLVGEVAVLCALRSGVRAIYLVSHKALADQKYLDFVARFGEGSAEPIASVGLNTGDRTEGDIDSLLMVATYEKALGLFLSGQLKPNNALVVADELQILAESGRGPDIESLCSALRQRGVKQFVALTATVDNPEDIAGWMGCDLVRSTRRDVPLYQEIWYGGRVHQTRFGDEDGQELRGETVATNDVGAVVNHVLRLGRGPVLVFTESRREASTFATEFGQSRPRVGIGMAMAQQLDFFSEPTESSDQLRENAERRVAFHTADLSPQERQVIESGFTDGKFEVCFATSTLAAGVNFPFRTIVFSKLTYRWGDRAGTHIVRSDYRNMSGRAGRLGMHPDGFAVLLPQNSVELAHANMLVRPDNDRLESQLVNLSLRKSILMLIASGLASSFTEVMAFFENTLYWYQTLNRNPQKLTALATESRAVVEWLHSNGLVRDQAGTLFITPLGNAAAMSGLLPATAVKLAAMLRLVGPSLATNFDEWIPGLIYAACASDEFTAERPSRFFPYPAPMTYESVTFWGTKRLPVELDRNNLKLAHCAHAVALYAEGLADRKIAHITHVPGGMIHRLALDVAWVLDGMHKLSTTPELGCPQAVSNQIAMLARRVRWGAPTEALDVLRVAERHGVPGFGRQRVMGLIAQGIATLHDVLGTAKDKLTQLLRSEPRAQALIDAVCSTVGLGPSRLAAAHHRTGQELGIERKVKECNDSLGTAYEAAIAALMQVEAAWAVTVLDDGTRQNVPDLLIELGTQRILLECKTCTKSPALIKKEEAWAVIQKAADFDADMRRVTLGKPAFDETSKKKAAASDGITLVEHGVFTEGLLRVHSGTLTPAEFLTWLGTPGVAEIERLGGDPTYLDK
- a CDS encoding AAA family ATPase, which codes for MKLRMKIHKIKSISDLEIEFPVDKGLYAITGQNGSGKSTVVTCASTVFFNISMKDYLGATDSDASINFELNGATRTWNKNDKGRWVKNSTGGMSIKGFYEGSIIFGTRFRNTSYHILKKLDRLDSQQLKPADEFIRENLGKILHNNKNFYEKLFRISNSDTSDDIQFSGDIFYYEKGGRRVSQFHMSTGENLLVSILHSINLRNNDRASLDKPCILFLDEVELALHPSSLKRLVNFLKEMSITYNYAIYFSTHSIELIGGIKPENIFFLERHSDGSIEILNPCYPAYATRILYDHSGYDYIFLVEDDLAKEVTSRLLRDNNLLSSKLVHVLPCGGYTNVIDLAKEVVSSNLVGKNSKISVILDGDIKAEAQKYIAKHGISNNIPISYLPIESLEKFLKSTLHDNVDHSLFRLLNDFVFHQVSLTEIIDNYRSEVDSTHDKGGKKLYSRIDSELRNRNKSRSDLVEMVVNFLVTKNDHELQKIVEFLSRQLSASAA